TCAATAGAAATTCCTAACTTTTTATACATCGCCAAAAGTTCTGGATCAACATCGTCTAATGTTTTATTAGGATCTGATTTTTTTGGTGATGAATAATAAGAAATTGCCTGAAAATCTGGTTTTTCATAATGAACATTTGCCCATTCTGGTTCAATCATTTCCTGCCAAGCTCGAAATGCATCTAAACGCCAATTGGTCATCCACTCTGGTTCTTCTTTTTTTAATGAAATAGCGCGAACGATTTCTTCGTTTAAACCTACTGGAAAAGTTTCAGAATCTAATTCGGTGTAAAAACCATATTCGTATTCCTTGCTTTCGAGTTCAACTTTTAAATCGTCTTCGGTATATTTTGCCATAATGATTATTTGTTTTTTATAGTGAAAACGACTCGCCGCATCCACATGTTCTTGAAGCATTCGGATTATTAAAAACAAATCCTTTTCCGTTCAATCCTCCTGAAAATTCTAAAATTGTTCCTGCTAAATAAAGAAACGATTTTTTTTCAACCGCTATTTTCACATTATTATCTTCAAAAACTTTGTCGTTTTCTCCAAGCTCTTTATCAAACTTTAATTCATACGACAAACCTGAGCAACCACCACTTTTTACGCCTACTCTAACATAATCTTTGGTTGCATCAAAACCGTCTTCTTGCATCATTGCAACGATTTTTTTACTAGCGTCATCTGATACTTTTATCATTGTTATTTTGATTTTGTCTAAATTAACTGCAAAGTTACTACATTAATCGTTTTTTTCAATGAATAGTAACATTTTTATAACTTATATAGTGATAAATAGATTTTATATAATCCTTTGAATGAATTCCTCTTTTAAAAATTATGAATTTTTAAAGTAGATTTTAAAAACAATTTTCATTTTTAAAACTTTTCTATTCTAGTATTTTATATTTGTATAAAACTAGTAACCATGAAAATCTACCCTATAGAAGCTGGAAATTTTAAGCTCGATGGTGGAGCAATGTTTGGAGTTGTTCCAAAAACATTGTGGAATAAAACCAATCCTGCAGATGAAAACAACCTCATCGATATTGCTGCACGTTGTATGCTTATTGAAAATGAAAATCGATTAATTTTAATTGATACAGGAATGGGAAACAAACAATCTGAAAAATTCTTAAGCTATTATTCGCTTTGGGGAAATCACTCTTTAGATGGTTCGTTGCAAAAATTAGGTTTTCATCGTGACGATATTACTGATGTTTTTATGTCACATTTACATTTTGACCATTGTGGTGGAAGCGTTAATTGGAACAAAGATAGAACTGGTTATGAAGTTGCTTTTAAGAATGCTATATTTTGGACTAATGATAATCACTGGGAATGGGCAACAAAACCAAATGCTAGGGAAAAAGCTTCTTTTTTACATGAAAACATTATTCCGATGCAGGAAAGTGGTCAACTTAATTTTGTAAAAAGACCTGAAGGAGATTTTAGTTTCTCAAAAGAGTTGGAATTTAATATTTTTTATGTTGATGGTCACACCGAAAAAATGATGATTCCACATGTAAAATACAAAGACAAAACTATTGTTTTCTGTGCCGATTTACTACCAACTGCAGGTCATATTCCGTTACCATATGTTATGGGTTATGATACAAGACCACTTTTAACTTTACCCGAAAAAGAAAAGTTTTTAAAAACTGCTGCTGAAAATAATTTCTATTTATGGTTAGAACACGATGCACATAACGAAATCATAACTGTAGAAAATACCGAAAAAGGAGTTCGCTTAAAAGAAGTTTTCAAATGCAGCGAAATCTTAATGTAGTGTTAATCGTTTAATTTCCTGTAACAAAAGCAATTATTTTTACACTACTCATATGATAAAAATTTAAAAGCTATGATTAAAAAGTTTTTAGCAATTTCATTAATTGCGCTTTCTTATACTTCTTTTTCGCAAACTACGGATACTGTAAGCTACAGAAAACAACCGCTTAGCGAAGAACAATTGCAACGTTGGAGTCATCTTGATTTAGAAAAAGATTCTATTCCTGGAATGAGTGTTGACAAAGTTTACAATGAACTTATTAAAGACAAAAAAGGTTCAAAAGTTATTGTTGCCGTGATCGATTCAGGTGTTGACATTGATCATCCAGATTTAAAATCTACCATTTGGACTAATAAAAAAGAAAAAGCCAACAATAAAAAAGATGACGACAAAAATGGCTTTGTTGACGATGTTCATGGATGGAATTTTCTTGGTGAATCAAACAATGAAAACTTAGAATTGGTTAGAATTTTGAAAAAACCAAATGATAGTTCAGAAGTTTACAAAAATGCTTTGGCAGATTATGAGAAAAAATACAACAAGGTTTTCCCTTTGAAGCCAACCGTTGATATGTTTTTAAAAGCCGATAAAACTGTTCGTGAGTTTTTGAAAAAAGATGATTACACTTTGGAGGAATTAAATGACATGCCTTCTGTGAAATATGAATTATTTCAAAGCAAAAGAATGATGCAATCTTTTGCAGAACAATCTGGTGGGAAAGATTTTCATGAAGATTTAAAAGAGTTCAAAGATTATGTTTACGACCAATTGAATTATAATTTAAACAAAGAATTTGATGGAAGAAAAATAGTTGGCGATAATCCAGAAGACATCAATGATAAAAAATATGGTAATAACGTAGTCTATTCTGAAGACCGAAAAGATTCACTTCATGGAACACATGTTGCTGGAATTATTGCTCAAGTTCGTGGCAATGGAATTGGTGGCGATGGTGTTGCCGAAAATGTAGAAATTATGCCAATTCGTGCGGTTCCAAATGGTGATGAATATGATAAAGACATCGCATTAGGAATTCGCTATGCTGTAGATAATGGAGCAAAGGTTATCAATGGAAGTTTTGGAAAAGATTATTCTCCACATGCTGAATGGGTTTGGGATGCAATAAAATATGCCGAAAGTAAAGATGTTTTAATTGTTTTTGCTGCTGGAAATGACGGAAAAAATGTAGATACAGAACCAAGTTTTCCTTCTGATTCTAAAGATAAAAAAACTGAAATTGCATCGAATGTTTTAAAAATTGGTGCTTTAAACAACAATTATGGTCCAAAAATGGTTGCTGATTTTTCAAATTATGGAGCAAAAAATGTAGATGTTTTTGCGCCTGGAGTAAAAATTTATGCAACAATTCCTGATGGAAAATACAAATACGAACAAGGAACGTCTATGGCTTCGCCAAACGTTGCAGGTGTTGCTGCAATGATTCGTTCATTTTATCCAAATTTAAAAGCCACACAAGTAAAACAAATCATCATGCAATCGGGAACGCCAATTAATTTTGATGTAGAAGTTGGTGATGAACACAAATTGATTCCTTTTTCAGAAGCTTGTGTTTCTGGTAAAATTGTGAATGCTTACAACGCTATGAAAATGGCCGAACAACTTTCAAAAGAAATTAAAACCAATCCAAAATTATAAATCTAAATCATGAAGTACTTTTTTTTATTCCTTTTTCCCGCTTTTTGTATCGCACAAACTAAAAATTACTGGCAACAAAAAGTAGATTACAAAATGGAAGTTACAATGGATGTAACAACCTATCAATACAAAGGAACACAAAAATTAGTCTATAAAAACAATTCTGAAGATACACTTAGAAAAGTGTATTATCATTTGTACAACAATGCTTTTCAACCCGGAAGTGAAATGGATAACCGTTTGCAAAACATCGTCGATCCAGATTCTAGAATGGTTGATAAAGTAAAAAATGCTGATGGAAAAGAAATCAAAGAAAGTAGAATTGCAAAGCTAAAACCAAACGAAATTGGCTATTTAAGAATCTCAAATTTCAAGCAAGATAATGTAGCTGCAAAAGCTATTGAGAAAGGAACCATTTTAGAAGTTTCGCTCAATAAACCTTTATTGCCAGGAAAATCAACTTGTTTTACCTTAAATTTTGATGGTCAAGTTCCAATTCAAATTCGTCGTTCTGGAAGAAATAATGCCGAAGGAGTTGAATTATCGATGGCACAATGGTATCCAAAAATGGCCGAATTTGATACTGAAGGTTGGCATGCTGATGCTTATATTGCTAGAGAATTTCACGGTGTTTGGGGAAATTTTGATGTAAAAATCACTATCGATAAAAATTATATTATTGGCGGAACAGGTTATCTAAAAAACAACAACGAAATTGGTTATGGTTACGAAGATGATGGTAAATCAGTTAAGAAAGATTCAAATGCTAAAACCTTAACTTGGCATTTTATTGCTCCAAATGTTCATGATTTTACTTGGGCTGCTGACAAAAATTATCTTCACGACAAATTAGTTCGTCCTGATGGCGTAACACTTCATTTTTTATACAAAAACAATCCAAAAATTATTGCTGTTTGGAAACAAGCTGAACCATTAACTTCAAAAATAATGGATTTTTACAATCAAAACGTTGGCAAATATCCATACAAACAATATTCTGTAATTCAAGGCGGCGATGGCGGAATGGAATACGCTATGTGTACTTTGGTGCTTGGCGAAGGAACTTTAGGCGGATTTGTTGGTTTAATTGCTCACGAAATGGGACATTCGTGGTTCCAACACGTTTTGGCAACTAACGAAAGTAAACATAGTTGGATGGACGAAGGTTTCACTTCTTATATCGAAGATTGGGTAATGAACATACTATCATCTAAAAAAGCAGAAAATCCTTTTGCTGGTGCTTATAAAAATTATATTAATTTAGCCAATTCTGGTAAAGAACAACCGCTTTCAACCCATGCTGACCGATATGATGAAAACAGAAGTTATAGTATAGCTTCATATAGCAAAGGCGAAGTTTTTTTAGCACAATTAGAATATTTAATCGGAAAAGAAAATCTAAGAAAGACTTTAAAAAAATATTTTTCTGATTTCAAATTCAAGCATCCAACACCAAATGATATAAAGCGAACTGCTGAAAGAGTTTCTGGCGCTGAATTAGATTGGTATTTAATCGATTGGACCGAAACTTTAAACACAATCGACTATGGTATTAAAAATGTTGAAGCTGCAACTGATGGTGTTCAAAGAACAGGTGTTTCGTTAGAAAGAATCGGTAGAACTCCTATGCCAATTGATGTTTTGGTTGAATATACTGATGGTTCAAAAGAAAGTTTTTACATTCCTTTACAAATGATGTTTTTTGAAAAAGAAAATCCAAATCCTGAAATTAAACGAACTGTTTTAGAAAGCTGGACTTGGGCAAATCCTAATTATTTCTTTGAAATTCCGAAAGCAAAATCATCTATTAAAAAAATAACTCTAGACTCAAGCGGATTAATGGCAGATGTGAAAAGAGAAAATAATGTTTATGAATTAAAATAATCAAGAAGCGAACTTTTAGGTTCGCTTTTTTTTGGAATAGAATTTGTAGATTTACCACAAATATTTTTCATCATGAAGCACATAAAATTTCTCATTCTATTTTTTGCTATGACTATAGGCGTTCAAAAAAGCTATGCTCAACCTATACGTTTTAAAACCAGTAGTGTAAGTTTTACTGAAAAAGATACTAAAGGAAATTGGAATGAATGGTCGGAATTTGTTGATGCTAATGTGTTAATTTCTATTGATGCTAGAAAAAATCTAATTACTGTCAATTCAAATGAGGTACAATCGTTTAAGATTAAAGCTTATGGTGAAATCATTGATAACGATGAGGTAAATATTGTTCCTTTTGAATGTATCGATAATAAATTTTCAAAATGTAATATTCTAGTTATTACAAAGAAAAAAGAAGGCAACCGAATGCAATTTTATATAAATTATAACGAAGTAAAATTTGTATATAATATCTACAATGTCAAATAAAAATGGATTATTCTTATCCAAAAGAGGAAAAATTAAAAAGTAAAAAAATTATTGATTTACTGTTTACTCAAGGAAATTCCATAAGTAAATATCCTTTGCGTTTGGTTTATATTCAACATGATTTTGAAGAAGAAGTTGCTTTAAAAATGGGTGTTTCGGTTTCCAAAAAATATTTCAAAAATGCTGTAGATAGAAATTATTTTAAACGAGTTCTTAGAGAATGTTACCGGTTAAACAAACATTTACTGATTGATAATTTGAACCAAAAAAAATATTGTTTCATGTTTTTTTATCAAACAAAAGACAAATTAGAATATTCTGAAATCAATGAAAAAACAATACAATTGTTTGAAAAATTTGTTAATTCACTCAAGGAAAACGAAACTAAAATTCAGAATTAGTATATTCGTGAATACGATATAAATAAATCATACTTTATGAAGATTTTAAAATTTAAAAAAAGATATATACTTCCTGTTTTACTAGCTTATTTTTCATTTGTAAACGTTAGTTTTAGTCAAGATTTTTTTGAAATTGCCAAGCAAATAGAAATTTTCACAAATGTTTATAAAACCGTAAATCAAAACTACGTTGATGACTTAAATCCAGCTGAATTAATGGATAAAAGCATTAAAAGTATGCTTGCCGAAGTTGATCCTTATACCAACTTTTTCAACGAACAAGATGTTATCAAATATAAAATTAACAATACTGGCGAATATACTGGAATTGGTGCTATGATAACCCGAAAAGAAGATAAACTTATCATTAAAGAACCATATAAAGGTTTTCCTGCTGATAAAGCTGGATTAAAAGCTGGTGATGAAATTATTCAAATTGGCGATGTAGTAATTGCCGATTTCAAAGATGATGCATCACAATTAATGAAAGGTGCAAAAAACACAAAAATTAATCTGAAATTTTTACGCCAAGGAAAACCAATGAATGCTCAGTTAGTTTTAGATGAAGTAGAAGTAAAAGCTGTTCCTTTCTTTGGAAAAATTGACGACAAAACTGGATACATTGTTTTATCACAGTTCAACCGAAAAGCATCATCTGAAACAAAAGAAGCTTTAGAAAAACTTAAAAATGATGGTGCAACTCAAATTGTTTTAGACTTAAGGGGAAATCCTGGTGGTTTGCTTAATGAAGCAGTTAATATTTGTAATTTATTTGTTCCAAAAAATGAAGTAATCGTTACAACTAAATCTAAAAACGAAAAGTATAATAATACATATAAAACAACTCGTGAACCAATTGATACCGAAATTCCAATTGCAATTATTGTAGATGGAAAAAGTGCTTCAGCATCTGAAATTGTTTCTGGTGCTTTGCAAGATTTGGACCGCGCAGTAATTATCGGAAGCAGAAGTTTTGGAAAAGGATTAGTTCAACGTCCTTTTGACATGACTTATGGAACACAAGTAAAAGTTACTATTTCTAAATATTATACACCATCCGGTAGATGTATTCAGGCATTAAATTATTCTTTGAAAGACAAAAATGGTAAAGCCATTAGAACCGACGAAAAAAATTATAATGCTTTTAAAACCAGAAACGGAAGAACAGTTTACGATGGTGGTGGAATTTTACCAGATGTTGTAATGGAAGAAACCAAAACCAGCAAAATAGCTGAAGCTTTAGAAAAAAATGATGCAATTTTTAACTACGTAACTAATTATTACTATAAAAATCCAAATCTTGGAGATAAAATCCCAACACTAACAGATGCTGATTTAGCTGATTTTAAAGCTTTCATAAAAAAAGAAAAAATCAATATCAATACTGAAACTGAAGTTGCATTAAAAAGCATGTTAGAAAAAGCTAAAAAAGACAATATTGATTCAGCTATTGCTAACGAATATCAACAACTGCTTTCTGCTGTTCAAAAAAGTGAAGAAACAATGATTGATAAAAACTCAAAAGAAATTAAGAATTTATTGTTAGACGAAATTATTAAACGATACCAATACAAAGAAGGTTTATATCAATACTACATTAAAAACAATGCTGAAGTAAAAAAAGCAGTTACTTTACTTAATGATAAAACAGCCTTTTCTAAAATTTTAAAATAATGCGATTACTCCAAATATTAAGTTTTTTCTTATTTATTTCCTTTGTTCATGCTCAAGAAGAAGCCGTTCATTCTGTATATTTTGAATTTGATAAATCTGATTTAAATGCCAAACAAGGTGACGAATTAATTAATTTTATCAAAAAAATAGATTCTACTCGAATTGAATCCATTGAAATTTTTGGTTATACAGATGACATCGGAAAAGAAGCTTATAATTTTAAACTTTCAACCAAACGTGCTTCGGTTATTCAACAAAAAATGATTGATGGCGGAATTAAAAACCGAATTATCGTCACTATCGAAGGAAAAGGAAGAATTTTGATTGATGATGACGTGGTAGAAAATCTTCCTGAAAAACGTTCTAAAAATCGTCGTGTCGATGTAGTTATCAACCTAAAACCTTTGCCAAAAATTGAAATTCCAGGTTTTTACAATACAATTCAAAAAAATCACATTGTTGGCGATCATATTTACTTAGATAATATACTTTTTGATCGTGGAAGCAGTAAATTAGACTTTAAATCAAAAACGGCTTTAGATAAAATTGCCAAACTATTGATGAAATACAAAAATTTACAATTTGAAATTCAAGGTCATGTTTGTTGTACGCCACAATATCAAAAAGAAGCTATTGACCGTGAAACCCGAAAAAGAGAATTATCAACCAACAGAGCACAATCAGTTTATAAATATTTAGTGTTTAAAAAAATTGCTAAAAACCGAATGACGTTCAAAGGTTATGGAAATACTGTTCCACTTGGAAAAGGCACAGAATATGACCGAAGAGTTGAGCTTGTAATTACAAAAATTTAGTGTCTTTTCATCTCAATGTGCGGAATATCATCTTCGAGATACATCTCGCTGGTTTGAGTAAATCCATGCCTTTCGTAGAATTTTTTTAAATACAATTGCGCTGAAATCGTAATTTGCTTTTCGCCAAAATATTCTTCAATAGCATTTACCGCTTGTTGCATCAGTTCGTGACCAATTTTTTTTGCTCTAAAATCTGGATGTGTTACAACTCTGCCTATAGAAGCATTTTCAAAGTAATCTTTTGGTTTAAAAAGTCGAGCATAAGCAACCATTTTTCCATCTGTTAAACCAAATAAATGTAATGCCTTTTGATCTTTATCATCAATATCTAAATAAACGCAGTTTTGTTCAACCACAAAGACTTCACTTCTTAGTTTCAGCAATTGATATAGTTCTTGGGTAGAAAGTGCCTCAAATCGCTTTATTATCCATTCTATTGACATGAAAGATTATTTTTTTAGAATTTTTAAAGATTTTATTATTGCTTCTAGCTCAAACATCAAATCACGCTTTGTTTTTGATGGTGCATAACAAAATCCTTCCAAAATCAGAATTCTGTTATTCGCTTTATCTTTAATAGCATAATTTATAAACGGTCCAGACATAAAATCGTTCTTCATTTGCCAAGTTCCTTTGGTTTCAAAAGCGTCAAAACCGTTTAATTTTACTTTTGAAAAATAAGGGAAATAAGCTTCTTCCGTAATCATCATTGAATTTCTTGGTCTTCCGTGAATAAATTTGTTGCCAATCGAATCTCTAATTTTCACAATTGAGTTAACAACTTGTTTTGAACCAATAGAATTATAAGGAACTTGATAAATCAATAAACTCGTGTTTCCGCTGGTTATTTCTTTTTTTAGCCAAACAAAATTTTTACTAGTTTGCGCATAATCATAATTTGCTGGAACCGTAATGTCAATCGAAAATTTTGTTTTGATTTTTTTGGCGCTAAGAATAGAATCAAGTAGTGTTTTTTGATAAGCTTCAATTTCTGTTTGCTTCATTCGGTTGATTATTTCTGAAGCATGTTCTTCAAGGATAGAAATTATTTGGCTAGTGTTTCTTCCTGAAATGTGAAAAGAATTTTGTGGCGTAGAAAACTCATTTTTTACAATTTTATACTCGCCTTTGTTTTCTTTTTTTACAATAATCATATTACGACTTCCTGTCGAAAATCCTTCAAATAATTTTACGGGAAATTGTTTGATGGTAAAAAGTGGTTCTTCTTGAGGCAATCCTAAAACTGGTGATGCAAATTTATTTCTGATGCTATCGCCAACTTCGCCATTCCAGAGCTGTTCATCAATAATTACAGAAATTGTGTTTATTGCTGCAGCTTTTTCTTGACTTTGAGAATCGCTTTTTTTTTGACAAGAACTTGTCAAAAGGATAAAACTTAAAAATAAAAAAAGGGTTTTATTCATTTGTCATAAATAAAACCCAAAGATATTGAAGATTTTCGGATTAACTGCTAATTCTTAGTTTCATGCCTGGTTTGATGCTTTCATTTTTGATATCATTCCATTTTTTGATATCTGAAATTGTCACACCTGGATATTTTTTTGCGATGCTAAACAAAGAATCACCTTTTTTCACGTAGTAATGTTTAACTTCTTCTTTTTTAGATTGAGCAACCGCTTGATTTTTGGTGGCTTTCACAGTTTGATTTGGAACTACAAATAATTTTTTGGAAACAATTAATTTAGAACCAACAGTAATGTTATCGTCTTCTAATTCGTTCCAATCTTTTAAATCAGAAATTGAAGCATTATATTTTTTTGCAATAGCACCAAGGTTATCACCGCTTTTTACAACATATTCAACAATTTTTGTTTCCGCTTTTGGAGTTTCTTCAACTTCTTTAGAGGCTTTTGATTCATTGTTTAGAACAATTTTTGAACCCGATTGAATAATTCCATCTTCAATATTATTCCATTCTTTCAAATCTTCTAATGAAACGTTGAATTTCTTAGCGATTGTAAACAAATTGTCTCCTTTTTGAACTACATAAAAATCTTCTGGATTTGCTTGTGCATCATTATTTTCATTTAAAGCTACTTGTGTTTCTTCTTCAATAGTTGAATTAACTTTATCAGCCTTAATTTCTTTTTTAACGATTGTTACAACTCTTTCGTTTTTAACAATTTTCAAACTTGCGCCAAGATTAATGTTATTGCTTTTAAGCTTGTTCCATTTTTTCACCTCTGCAACAGAAACATCATACTTATTTGCAATTTCTCCAAGATTATCACCTTTTTTTACTTTGTGATATTTTACAACATCTTTATAAGAAACCACTTTTTCTTCAATATAATTTTTAGTATTCGATGCAATTGCAGTTTTTGATTCTTTAACAAAAGTTGTATCAACTTTAGTTGGTTTTTTCTCAACAACAGCAACTGTTTCTTCGGTATAAATTTTAAGCTTTCTTCCTAATGGTGCATAATTGCTTCGAAGTTTATTCCATTTTTTTAATTCTGAAACCGAAACTCCATAAGATTCTGATATTTCACTCAAAGTATCACCGCGTTTAACTTTATGATATTTTAATCGAGAAGTTGTAGCTCCGTTTGAAGCAATTGCAGAACTTGATGTAAATGGTCTTTCTCTTAATGAATCTTCATAATTTACGTAAGCATAAATTTTATCTTCATTAGAAACAAAACGAGCAATTTTATCAGAAGGTAATCTTAA
The window above is part of the Flavobacterium sp. PMTSA4 genome. Proteins encoded here:
- a CDS encoding HesB/IscA family protein translates to MIKVSDDASKKIVAMMQEDGFDATKDYVRVGVKSGGCSGLSYELKFDKELGENDKVFEDNNVKIAVEKKSFLYLAGTILEFSGGLNGKGFVFNNPNASRTCGCGESFSL
- a CDS encoding MBL fold metallo-hydrolase translates to MKIYPIEAGNFKLDGGAMFGVVPKTLWNKTNPADENNLIDIAARCMLIENENRLILIDTGMGNKQSEKFLSYYSLWGNHSLDGSLQKLGFHRDDITDVFMSHLHFDHCGGSVNWNKDRTGYEVAFKNAIFWTNDNHWEWATKPNAREKASFLHENIIPMQESGQLNFVKRPEGDFSFSKELEFNIFYVDGHTEKMMIPHVKYKDKTIVFCADLLPTAGHIPLPYVMGYDTRPLLTLPEKEKFLKTAAENNFYLWLEHDAHNEIITVENTEKGVRLKEVFKCSEILM
- a CDS encoding S8 family peptidase; this encodes MIKKFLAISLIALSYTSFSQTTDTVSYRKQPLSEEQLQRWSHLDLEKDSIPGMSVDKVYNELIKDKKGSKVIVAVIDSGVDIDHPDLKSTIWTNKKEKANNKKDDDKNGFVDDVHGWNFLGESNNENLELVRILKKPNDSSEVYKNALADYEKKYNKVFPLKPTVDMFLKADKTVREFLKKDDYTLEELNDMPSVKYELFQSKRMMQSFAEQSGGKDFHEDLKEFKDYVYDQLNYNLNKEFDGRKIVGDNPEDINDKKYGNNVVYSEDRKDSLHGTHVAGIIAQVRGNGIGGDGVAENVEIMPIRAVPNGDEYDKDIALGIRYAVDNGAKVINGSFGKDYSPHAEWVWDAIKYAESKDVLIVFAAGNDGKNVDTEPSFPSDSKDKKTEIASNVLKIGALNNNYGPKMVADFSNYGAKNVDVFAPGVKIYATIPDGKYKYEQGTSMASPNVAGVAAMIRSFYPNLKATQVKQIIMQSGTPINFDVEVGDEHKLIPFSEACVSGKIVNAYNAMKMAEQLSKEIKTNPKL
- a CDS encoding M1 family metallopeptidase — protein: MKYFFLFLFPAFCIAQTKNYWQQKVDYKMEVTMDVTTYQYKGTQKLVYKNNSEDTLRKVYYHLYNNAFQPGSEMDNRLQNIVDPDSRMVDKVKNADGKEIKESRIAKLKPNEIGYLRISNFKQDNVAAKAIEKGTILEVSLNKPLLPGKSTCFTLNFDGQVPIQIRRSGRNNAEGVELSMAQWYPKMAEFDTEGWHADAYIAREFHGVWGNFDVKITIDKNYIIGGTGYLKNNNEIGYGYEDDGKSVKKDSNAKTLTWHFIAPNVHDFTWAADKNYLHDKLVRPDGVTLHFLYKNNPKIIAVWKQAEPLTSKIMDFYNQNVGKYPYKQYSVIQGGDGGMEYAMCTLVLGEGTLGGFVGLIAHEMGHSWFQHVLATNESKHSWMDEGFTSYIEDWVMNILSSKKAENPFAGAYKNYINLANSGKEQPLSTHADRYDENRSYSIASYSKGEVFLAQLEYLIGKENLRKTLKKYFSDFKFKHPTPNDIKRTAERVSGAELDWYLIDWTETLNTIDYGIKNVEAATDGVQRTGVSLERIGRTPMPIDVLVEYTDGSKESFYIPLQMMFFEKENPNPEIKRTVLESWTWANPNYFFEIPKAKSSIKKITLDSSGLMADVKRENNVYELK
- the rnpA gene encoding ribonuclease P protein component, whose protein sequence is MDYSYPKEEKLKSKKIIDLLFTQGNSISKYPLRLVYIQHDFEEEVALKMGVSVSKKYFKNAVDRNYFKRVLRECYRLNKHLLIDNLNQKKYCFMFFYQTKDKLEYSEINEKTIQLFEKFVNSLKENETKIQN
- a CDS encoding S41 family peptidase, producing MKILKFKKRYILPVLLAYFSFVNVSFSQDFFEIAKQIEIFTNVYKTVNQNYVDDLNPAELMDKSIKSMLAEVDPYTNFFNEQDVIKYKINNTGEYTGIGAMITRKEDKLIIKEPYKGFPADKAGLKAGDEIIQIGDVVIADFKDDASQLMKGAKNTKINLKFLRQGKPMNAQLVLDEVEVKAVPFFGKIDDKTGYIVLSQFNRKASSETKEALEKLKNDGATQIVLDLRGNPGGLLNEAVNICNLFVPKNEVIVTTKSKNEKYNNTYKTTREPIDTEIPIAIIVDGKSASASEIVSGALQDLDRAVIIGSRSFGKGLVQRPFDMTYGTQVKVTISKYYTPSGRCIQALNYSLKDKNGKAIRTDEKNYNAFKTRNGRTVYDGGGILPDVVMEETKTSKIAEALEKNDAIFNYVTNYYYKNPNLGDKIPTLTDADLADFKAFIKKEKININTETEVALKSMLEKAKKDNIDSAIANEYQQLLSAVQKSEETMIDKNSKEIKNLLLDEIIKRYQYKEGLYQYYIKNNAEVKKAVTLLNDKTAFSKILK
- a CDS encoding OmpA family protein — its product is MRLLQILSFFLFISFVHAQEEAVHSVYFEFDKSDLNAKQGDELINFIKKIDSTRIESIEIFGYTDDIGKEAYNFKLSTKRASVIQQKMIDGGIKNRIIVTIEGKGRILIDDDVVENLPEKRSKNRRVDVVINLKPLPKIEIPGFYNTIQKNHIVGDHIYLDNILFDRGSSKLDFKSKTALDKIAKLLMKYKNLQFEIQGHVCCTPQYQKEAIDRETRKRELSTNRAQSVYKYLVFKKIAKNRMTFKGYGNTVPLGKGTEYDRRVELVITKI
- a CDS encoding GNAT family N-acetyltransferase, which codes for MSIEWIIKRFEALSTQELYQLLKLRSEVFVVEQNCVYLDIDDKDQKALHLFGLTDGKMVAYARLFKPKDYFENASIGRVVTHPDFRAKKIGHELMQQAVNAIEEYFGEKQITISAQLYLKKFYERHGFTQTSEMYLEDDIPHIEMKRH
- a CDS encoding DUF4837 family protein, with amino-acid sequence MNKTLFLFLSFILLTSSCQKKSDSQSQEKAAAINTISVIIDEQLWNGEVGDSIRNKFASPVLGLPQEEPLFTIKQFPVKLFEGFSTGSRNMIIVKKENKGEYKIVKNEFSTPQNSFHISGRNTSQIISILEEHASEIINRMKQTEIEAYQKTLLDSILSAKKIKTKFSIDITVPANYDYAQTSKNFVWLKKEITSGNTSLLIYQVPYNSIGSKQVVNSIVKIRDSIGNKFIHGRPRNSMMITEEAYFPYFSKVKLNGFDAFETKGTWQMKNDFMSGPFINYAIKDKANNRILILEGFCYAPSKTKRDLMFELEAIIKSLKILKK
- a CDS encoding LysM peptidoglycan-binding domain-containing protein, encoding MNKLKITSLALILLTSIGFAQDSIITATVKKEPLTRQQFLDSIKGTFVRDNLAACIDSMWMKELASLDLYDELTLDIENIDVDQKVDYELPTELLKERLKKLDEKSPFNIEYNQGLENVIKSFLKNRRKSFERLMGISQYYFPMFEESLSAQNIPLEIKYLAVVESALNPRAVSRVGATGLWQFMYQTGKQYNLNIDTYIDERSDPLKASKAATQYMKNMYAIFGDWDLVLASYNSGPGNVAKAIRRSGGKQNYWNIRPYLHKETQGYVPAFLATMYIFEYHKEHGIVPQKPVANHYATDTINIKRKMTFKQISDLLDVSVAELQFLNPSYKRDVIPYITGENHYLRLPSDKIARFVSNEDKIYAYVNYEDSLRERPFTSSSAIASNGATTSRLKYHKVKRGDTLSEISESYGVSVSELKKWNKLRSNYAPLGRKLKIYTEETVAVVEKKPTKVDTTFVKESKTAIASNTKNYIEEKVVSYKDVVKYHKVKKGDNLGEIANKYDVSVAEVKKWNKLKSNNINLGASLKIVKNERVVTIVKKEIKADKVNSTIEEETQVALNENNDAQANPEDFYVVQKGDNLFTIAKKFNVSLEDLKEWNNIEDGIIQSGSKIVLNNESKASKEVEETPKAETKIVEYVVKSGDNLGAIAKKYNASISDLKDWNELEDDNITVGSKLIVSKKLFVVPNQTVKATKNQAVAQSKKEEVKHYYVKKGDSLFSIAKKYPGVTISDIKKWNDIKNESIKPGMKLRISS